tacaaaaagaacaaacagttGCGTAGCTAGGGCAGTTATCCAGGGTGATTGAGTAAAACACTGTTCATACCAGAAGGTGGAATATTCCTGTTCCTGCAAACCAGCCTTCACCTCCTGCAGCATCCTCTGGGTGAGCCATGGTCTCTTTGTCCAGACACTTCAGGGAGTTCTCTGGGTCTTCAGGAAAGTGGGTGCAGGTTCGGTGAAAGACATAAACATACTCAGTTGTGGTGAATCataattgtgtatatgtgtttacTGAATACCACAGGGTtatatttaaacatgaattttacatAAGAGAGACTGCCTACATCTGCTTTCctgaaaggttaaaaaaaagttgtactttcttgttagcaacAAACATCAGTACATACTGTTTTGATCTATAAGTTTTTTCACAACAGATAATTCACAGGCCTTtaaagtgggttacaaatctttttaataatatgttccaattaaaagacaatggggagTTGAATCAGAAACTTCTCAGGGACCCAACATCAAAATTTAACATctcaatgtttttctgtcctaagCTGGACCCTGGGTGTCAATTTTGATATAAAGCAAAAGATTAGTAAGTTTGCCAGGTGTTCCTATGGAGGGCTCCTTTCATCTGAGTAAGCAGaacatcttttaaaagactaactttactttgagaattacaaagttatttttgtttctcttgatgctgattttcccaggtaaagtgatttttaatcaaggccatatttgtGTGTACTAATTTTGTCATCTGGAAGTAAATGCTCAACTATATATATACTTAGTACAGCAGCAGGGAGATTCTTATTAGGTCAAGTAAATGTTTGCAGCTAttactaagcttgagaaataccaTTCTCACTTTTCAAGGAAGCAGCCTCTCTTTTAGGTCTTTTTTCAGCCACCCGCACTGGGGGAGCCCAGCAggccttctgattttaactttccttaaattataGCAGCAGTACGATGACCCCAATCTATTCCCTTTTAGCCATACACAGTCAACCTTGTTTTTAAGAACCTTAGGTCCAAACTCCTCCTATTCTTCAGAGCCACTTCTGTTAGGGAGTTCAGAGAGTGCTCTATATGTATGCACAATCTTTAGCAATTTCTGGGGAAGTCTGGTCCTAGATTATCTTTTACTCCATGCTAGATGGTGGGTTTACACTGGCGTCTTAAGGCAGTGTTGAACTGCTGACTCCCTCCTTTTTATTTGCCTTAATTGATGCTTCCCTACTAGGAAGCTAATCAGGGcacattttttcttaaaggatctACTGATATTTGGGCCAGACAGTTCTGGTTAACAGTACTTCCAAAACTTTGCCTGAGACCTCCATTCTTAGCTTTAGAGTTTGGCTCCCTCCCCCAAAACTCTGCCCAAGACCTCCCTCCTTAGCCTCAGTGTCTGACTCTCTCTGTATTTTGGGTAATTGCTGCCCAGTGGCTTTCCTAACATATTCCTATACCCTGCAGAGAAAGTCCTCCTCACCCCCCCCCACATTTACCCCACATTTTGGGGGACTGCCTTctagatatatataaaatgaaaatgctcTCAGGGCAACTTCCCTCTCCTAGGACCtgatccacttatttttttttcttaatacttaCAATGAGGTAGCAGGAAACAAATTGTGTAAGTCAAAGTTTAGGGAGaaggatcttttttttgggggggggggcccacacccggcggtgtcaggggttactcctggctgtctgctcagaaatagctcctggcaggcacgggggaccattgggacaccgggattcgaaccaaccacctttggtcctggatcggctgcttgcaaggcaaatgccgctgtgctatctctccggaccctgggGAGAAGGATCTTTGGAGTGACAGTTTGACAGTTTGATCCACAAACTCCCATCAACAGCCTGGATAATagagtattcattctttctggtctgttaaatttaaaaaaaaattcttcaaatttGGCTTGGACTCgcgtgcatgcgtgcgtgtgtgcgtgcgtgcgtgcgtgcgtgcgtgtgtgtgtgtgtgtgtgtgtgtgtgtgtgtgtgtgtgtgtgtgtgattaaggCTCATCtgcttgtgttcagggcttactcctggttctgtgctcagagattactacttctgaaaaggctctgaggaccatttgAGGTGATAGAGAATGAACCCAGTTCAACGACAGGAAAATCAAGCAGtctacccattgttctatttctctggtcctggaCTCACTTTAATTTCATGAGTGTGAAAGAATGTATGAGATTTAGTTGGAACACTGCTTAGAATCCTTAAAGTAATAGAGTAACAATTTGACCAAGGTGAATCCAATGTTTATGTTTGATGTTCATAGTCAAAGATGAAGTACCAATCCATAATTCCAGATTCTTTTTTAGAGAATGAGAAAACTTTATTTAATCATGAACTAAAAATAACATGCCAGCTATACTATTTGTGCTCGAAAGTAATGAGCTATGTAATCACAGTAAATGTCTCTAGCTTTGGTCTGCAAGCAGTAAACGGCagcacactatttttttttaatgctttatgtAACCAGGCAATTCCCACTGGAATTTATATGCATACAGAGCTTTAACCTCATGTTTAATACCTCTCAAGGACAAGTTATCAGCTATTTGATTTATAAACAATATGATACAAACAAATGAAGTCTTAATTGTCACTCTTTGTCTGTAGGGATACCTGAAATGactaaaatatatacttactCTTTCATCTTCTGTGAAATTTCTGTTTGATATTgatgtttatttaaaatgatatgcCACAATTAAGACTAGAGATAGAAAATACCACACCTAAAAAAAGCCtcaataaaacagaagaaaataaagaagcaaaaaataagatCACGTGTACTTAAAAATTCTCTTGAACTCTGTTTAAGAATTAATAAGTAGTACGTACCCCTTACCCACATTTCATTCACAAGACTTTCCAGTCTTACTTTTTAGATTTTTACAACCTATGTATGCTCTCGGCATCTGATGAGCTTTTTAAAAGCCAGCTTAAAATCTTCATTAAAACTAGTGTAGAGTAGAGGGTTAATCAGAGAATTTATATAACCAAGCCATGTCAAAAAATCAGCCACTTCGGAGGAAACGGTATAGATACTCAGGCCAACGATCAATTCTTTGATGAAAAATGGTAGCCATGACAAAATGAATGCACCCAAAATCAGTCCCAGAATGCGTGCTGCTTTGCGTTCCCTGGCACTAGAAATTTGTTGGTGTTCCCCTGGATGATCAAGATCATTGTCGAAGGGAGAGATTCTGATAGAAGTGTGAATCTTTTCAAATTTTGTGGTGGGATCCGAGTTGGAGAAGTCAGACACACAAAATGTCTGTGTAAGTTTACGGCTTGCAAAAGAATTTTGGCTCTCTAGGCTTCTGTTGCTTAAGTGCCGCCTGGAACCCCTTTTCTGGTAAAGGTTCTTTGCTGCATGGTAAATTCGGTAATAGAGAATAAGTATCAATGTCAAAGGGATATAGAATGCTCCAAAAGTGGAGTAAATGGTGTAGATTACATGGTCATGCTGTATAGTGCACTGCTTTGGGGGTGGGCTGTGTTGGTGGTGGCTCCTCCAGAAAAGAGGGGGCatggatataaagatagaaatggtCCAGATAGTGAGGACCATTAAACTAGCCCTTTTGGCAGTTCTTTTTCTGGCATACTCAATAGCATTGGTAATGGCCCAGTATCTGTCCAGGGCAATCACACAAAGATGGAGGATGGAGCAGGTACAGCAGGTCATGTCCACACTAAGCCACACCTCACAGATGAAATATCCTAGCTTCCAGTTGTCCATTACAATGTACATGATGCTCAAGGGCATCACCAGCACAGCCACCAGAAGGTCTGTCACAGCCAGAGAACAGATAAGGTAGTTGGCAGGCTGGTGGAGCTTCTTGGTAGTGCAGATGGCCATGATCACAGCCAAGTTCAACAACATAGTCAGTGCAGCAATGATGGCTAGAGTCATAGAAACTAGCAGCTTCTCAGTGACAGTCTTGGGTTTCACAGCCACACTGGCTTCTGTGCTACAGTTAGTGATGTTCATGCTTGTCCCCTTTAAATCTGCACGGTAGAGATACTGTTGATTTTAGGTGAATTTTCTTTTAGGTGAAAAATTAGATTTATATGTTTGTCATTTGTAAGGAGGCTGTCATTTCTTCAATGAAGTTTTAACTTGTGTTCTATTTTTGTGTGGATGAAGAGAAGTAAATATAGCATTTCTTCTGAAAGGAAGGTCCTGAAAAATAAGATACTATTAATTAATGAacaaaaagttatatattttccTGGAAAGAATATCTTGGTACTTGtaacttaattttgtttatttggggagcaCACCCTGGGATACTCAGTGTATATTGCAAACTCTGTGCATAGGTATAGTCTTGGCAGTGGTTGGAACCATATAATGTTAGTAACCCATTCCTTTCACATTAAAACCATGTGCTTAGTCTTTTAATCTAACTCTCTGGCTCagtgtttataaattatttatacattttggggcctattttttttctcttaggatgtatatttttctttaaaatacttttcagTAAATACTTTTGAAGTTATAACATGTAGCATTCCTGGCACAAAATggctttttaatttgtatttgttcagatgtataaatatatgcagagaaacatttttatacatttagaaaaaaatacaacttaaaaataCTGGGGTCATTAAATTGAAAACATTATATTGCTTATAAGTAGGTTTCAAAGtagattttaatgttttgttttgttatttttgtttttgtgtttgttttttcggtcacacccatttgatgctcaggggttactcctggctaagcgctcagaaatcgccaggggatcgaaccgtggttcttccttggctagcgcttgcaaggcagacactttacctctagtgccacctctccggccccagattttaatgttttacaaatatattCAATCCTACGAATAATTTCATGTAACAATAGGAttgtgtggggccgggcggtggcgctaaaggtaaggtgcctgccttgcctgcgctagccttggacggaccacggttcgatcccc
The Suncus etruscus isolate mSunEtr1 chromosome 4, mSunEtr1.pri.cur, whole genome shotgun sequence genome window above contains:
- the HTR1E gene encoding 5-hydroxytryptamine receptor 1E, with amino-acid sequence MNITNCSTEASVAVKPKTVTEKLLVSMTLAIIAALTMLLNLAVIMAICTTKKLHQPANYLICSLAVTDLLVAVLVMPLSIMYIVMDNWKLGYFICEVWLSVDMTCCTCSILHLCVIALDRYWAITNAIEYARKRTAKRASLMVLTIWTISIFISMPPLFWRSHHQHSPPPKQCTIQHDHVIYTIYSTFGAFYIPLTLILILYYRIYHAAKNLYQKRGSRRHLSNRSLESQNSFASRKLTQTFCVSDFSNSDPTTKFEKIHTSIRISPFDNDLDHPGEHQQISSARERKAARILGLILGAFILSWLPFFIKELIVGLSIYTVSSEVADFLTWLGYINSLINPLLYTSFNEDFKLAFKKLIRCREHT